In Antechinus flavipes isolate AdamAnt ecotype Samford, QLD, Australia chromosome 3, AdamAnt_v2, whole genome shotgun sequence, a genomic segment contains:
- the POU2AF1 gene encoding POU domain class 2-associating factor 1 isoform X1: MHWQKSSAPEQAPAPPRPYQGVRVKEPVKELLRRKRGLASSGLTVAATTVVLPHQPLATYATMGPTCLDMEVPTSTVTEEGALCTGWLSQPTPATLQPLTPWTPYPEYMPHEGVSCPYSTDMYVQPVCPSYTVVGPSSVLTYASQPLITNFTTRNATPTGGPQLEGTEHQAPLTYFSWPQPISALPTSTLQYQPPAPTLPGPQFVPLPISIPEPVPQDLEDTRRAINTLPIEKLLLEEEESDTYGMNHTLSVEGF, from the exons CATCTGCTCCTGAGCAGGCACCAGCGCCACCCCGGCCTTACCAAGGTGTCCGTGTGAAGGAGCCAGTGAAAGAACTGCTGAGGAGGAAGCGTGGTCTTGCCAGCAGCGGGCTCACAGTGGCTGCAACCACG gTGGTGTTGCCCCATCAGCCCCTGGCAACTTATGCAACAATGG GGCCAACTTGCCTGGACATGGAGGTTCCTACATCTACAGTGACAGAAGAAGGGGCTCTGTGCACAGGCTGGCTATCCCAGCCTACTCCTGCTACCCTGCAGCCTTTAACGCCATGGACACCCTACCCTGAGTACATGCCCCACGAAGGGGTCAGCTGCCCTTACTCTACTGATATGTATGTTCAGCCCGTGTGCCCCAGCTACACAGTGGTGGGACCCTCATCGGTGCTGACATATGCCTCCCAACCACTCATCACCAATTTCACG ACCAGGAATGCCACGCCAACAGGTGGACCTCAACTGGAGGGTACAGAGCACCAAGCACCTCTGACTTACTTCTCGTGGCCTCAGCCCATTTCAGCTCTGCCCACTTCTACTCTTCAGTACCAGCCCCCAGCCCCTACACTGCCTGGGCCTCAGTTTGTACCACTCCCTATCTCCATTCCAGAGCCAGTCCCTCAAGACCTGGAAGATACAAGGAGGGCAATCAACACTCTTCCCATAGAGAAACTACtcctagaagaagaagaaagtgataCATATGGGATGAATCACACTCTGTCTGTGGAAGGGTTTTAA
- the POU2AF1 gene encoding POU domain class 2-associating factor 1 isoform X2, with protein sequence MNGRHKMENSKADFYQEKGSLAARQRSPSAPEQAPAPPRPYQGVRVKEPVKELLRRKRGLASSGLTVAATTVVLPHQPLATYATMGPTCLDMEVPTSTVTEEGALCTGWLSQPTPATLQPLTPWTPYPEYMPHEGVSCPYSTDMYVQPVCPSYTVVGPSSVLTYASQPLITNFTTRNATPTGGPQLEGTEHQAPLTYFSWPQPISALPTSTLQYQPPAPTLPGPQFVPLPISIPEPVPQDLEDTRRAINTLPIEKLLLEEEESDTYGMNHTLSVEGF encoded by the exons c CATCTGCTCCTGAGCAGGCACCAGCGCCACCCCGGCCTTACCAAGGTGTCCGTGTGAAGGAGCCAGTGAAAGAACTGCTGAGGAGGAAGCGTGGTCTTGCCAGCAGCGGGCTCACAGTGGCTGCAACCACG gTGGTGTTGCCCCATCAGCCCCTGGCAACTTATGCAACAATGG GGCCAACTTGCCTGGACATGGAGGTTCCTACATCTACAGTGACAGAAGAAGGGGCTCTGTGCACAGGCTGGCTATCCCAGCCTACTCCTGCTACCCTGCAGCCTTTAACGCCATGGACACCCTACCCTGAGTACATGCCCCACGAAGGGGTCAGCTGCCCTTACTCTACTGATATGTATGTTCAGCCCGTGTGCCCCAGCTACACAGTGGTGGGACCCTCATCGGTGCTGACATATGCCTCCCAACCACTCATCACCAATTTCACG ACCAGGAATGCCACGCCAACAGGTGGACCTCAACTGGAGGGTACAGAGCACCAAGCACCTCTGACTTACTTCTCGTGGCCTCAGCCCATTTCAGCTCTGCCCACTTCTACTCTTCAGTACCAGCCCCCAGCCCCTACACTGCCTGGGCCTCAGTTTGTACCACTCCCTATCTCCATTCCAGAGCCAGTCCCTCAAGACCTGGAAGATACAAGGAGGGCAATCAACACTCTTCCCATAGAGAAACTACtcctagaagaagaagaaagtgataCATATGGGATGAATCACACTCTGTCTGTGGAAGGGTTTTAA